In Ipomoea triloba cultivar NCNSP0323 chromosome 15, ASM357664v1, one genomic interval encodes:
- the LOC116006714 gene encoding monodehydroascorbate reductase — protein sequence MAGKSFKYVILGGGVAAGYAAREFSKQGVKPGELALISKEAVAPYERPALSKGYLFPEGAARLPGFHVCVGSGGERLLPEWYTEKGISLILSTEIVEADVASKTLISAAGESFKYEVLIIATGSTVLRLSDFGVQGADSKNIFYLREIDEADKLVEAIKAKKNGKAVVVGGGYIGLELSAVLRMNNIDVTMVFPEPWCMPRLFTASIAAFYEGYYENKGIKIIKGTVAVGFDTHPNGEVKEVKLKDGRSLEADIVVVGVGAKPLTTLFKGQVEEEKGGIKTDAFFKTSVPGVYAVGDVVTFPLKLYNEQRRVEHVDHARKSAEQAVKAIFASEKGTSIDEYDYLPYFYSRAFDLSWQFYGDNVGETVLFGDNDPKSPTHKFGQYWIQNGKVVGAFLESGTPEENKAIAKVARVQPPALSLDEMANQGLTFASKI from the exons GTGGCTCCATACGAACGCCCAGCTCTTAGCAAAGGGTATCTCTTTCCTGAAG GTGCTGCAAGACTCCCAGGCTTCCATGTATGTGTTGGGAGTGGAGGTGAGAGACTACTCCCTGAGTGGTACACAGAGAAAG GGATTTCATTGATCCTCAGTACAGAAATTGTGGAAGCAGATGTTGCTTCAAAGACACTTATTAGTGCTGCTGGAGAATCATTTAAATATGAAGTGTTGATTATTGCAACTGGTTCCACA GTTCTGAGGTTGTCGGATTTTGGTGTACAAGGTGCTGACTCCAAAAACATCTTCTACTTGAGAGAAATTGATGAAGCAGATAAGCTTGTTGAAGCAATAAAGgcaaagaaaaatggaaaagctGTTGTTGTTGGAGGAGGGTACATTGGACTTGAACTCAGTGCTGTGCTCAGGATGAACAACATTGATGTTACTATGGTATTTCCAGAACCATGGTGCA TGCCTAGGCTTTTCACAGCTAGCATAGCAGCTTTCTATGAAGGATACTATGAAAACAAGGGAATCAAAATCATCAAAGGTACTGTAGCAGTTGGGTTTGACACCCATCCTAATGGGGAG GTAAAGGAAGTTAAACTGAAGGATGGTAGGTCTTTGGAAGCTGACATTGTAGTTGTAGGTGTTGGTGCAAAGCCTCTTACAACATTATTTAAAGGGCAGGTTGAGGAGGAGAAAGGGGGAATTAAG ACTGATGCTTTCTTTAAGACCAGTGTTCCTGGTGTATATGCTGTTGGTGATGTAGTCACTTTCCCTTTGAAGCTATACAATGAGCAGAGACGAGTTGAACATGTTGATCATGCTCGCAAATCTGCTGAACAGGCTGTAAAG GCCATTTTTGCAAGTGAAAAGGGGACATCCATTGATGAGTATGACTACCTTCCATACTTCTATTCCCGTGCCTTTGATTTGTCTTGGCAGTTCTATGGTGACAACGTAGGTGAAACAGTGTTATTTGGAGATAATGACCCAAAATCTCCAACGCACAAGTTTGGACAGTACTGGATCCAAAATGGCAAGGTTGTTGGTGCATTCTTGGAGAGCGGGACTCCAGAAGAGAACAAGGCTATTGCGAAAGTCGCTAGAGTTCAGCCTCCTGCTCTTAGCTTGGACGAAATGGCAAACCAGGGTCTCACCTTTGCCTCTAAGATCTGA